The Proteiniborus ethanoligenes DNA segment CCGTGATCGAGCCGCCGTCCAGAGCAGGGCCGGAACCGTACATGTACACTCCGATACGACCACCCTCAACATTATTAACAGTTGCTGCCGAGTTTGCCCCGAGAATCGATATGGCAGACATGGCAGTAGAAGAGCCCTTCACATTGAATTGACCCGTTCCCGTACCGATTAGATTTACCTTGCCGCTGCCCTCTACCGTAAGTGCAGGTTTATTTGGGGATTCGGAGCTTGTATCAAGGAAAAGATTATAGTCCCCCAAATCGAAGTTGATTGTCTTCCCGCTAACCTCAATGGAATCGGTATAAGTAATATTTTGAAGCAGTTTGATGGTTTCGCCGCTCCTTGCCGCCGCCAACGCTTCTGTCAGCGAGGTAAACTCTTGGGCGCCAATTGTGCAGACAGCATTTTTTTTCTTAATCCGTACGATGCCGGCTTTCTCGCCATCTTCGCTATCCATGTATTTTAGGTAAGCTCCATCGAGAACGCCTTCGTTTTTGCTGCGATACCCATTGACGAAGCGCACATAGAGGGTATCCGAAGCCAAAACCGTTCCATCAATGGTAACCGTACCGTTGGAAGGAGTCCCATTGCCGTCGATTTCTACCGCAGTGCCGCTGCCGTTATCTGCATTGACATTGCCGCTGATGACGATGGACCCCTTTTCGTATAGATAGACTGCTGTGTTCTTACCTGTAACAGAACCCCCGATGGTTGCACTGCCATTGACGCAATACACGGCATAGCCATTTGGCGCATCGGCATTTCCGGAAATTTCCACTGTGCCTCCCACTTCGGAATGGACAGCTTTACCGTTGATTGCTGTCGCTTTTGCGGAACCAGCGGTAATTTTACAGTTGTCATTCATGGCGTAAACACCAGCGGTGGTGCCTTGTGCATGGGCCGTTACCGTGACCTCGCAGGATTTATCAAATGCGCAAAAAGCCTCTACACCTGCTCCGGCAGTACCCGTCGCTGAATATACGGAAATGATACTGTTTTGCGCCTGAACGCCTTTCGTTCCGGTGGCATTCAACTCACCATCACCCGAAACCGTAAGGATGGCATCCTTTATATTAATGCCAATACCTGTGTTGTTCACGACATCCAGCGTATGGTTGCCTAAATTCAGACAAAAGCTCTTACCGTCAATGGCAATGCCTTTATTGTAATTAATATTCGCCATAAGCTTGATGGTATCTCCATCCCTAAAGCTACCCAAGGCATTTTCTAGCCCTTCATCATCAGATACTTCCCAAACTTTAGCTGCCAGTGGATCTTTGACCCAGACCACGCCCGTGGCACCGGAACCACTGTATTTGAGATAGCTGGACTTCCCGGGGTCGGATACGCCCGCATCCTTTTCCAGCCTTACATTGTTGATGAGCACATAGCTGGCCGAGCTTTTGGGTGTGACGGTGCCCTCCACCGTGATGTTGCCACTGCTACCATTTGTAATGACAGCGCAGTGGTTGTGGGAGGAAAGGTCGCCCTTAACGGTGATGCTGCCGCCGGCGCCTTCGGTGAGTGCACCAGCACGGAGGCCGTAGACGTTACCATCTACGGTGATGACTCCGCTGTTGGAGGTACGAGCACCGTAGCCAGAAATAGCAGACACATTGCCCCCTACAATTACCTCGGCCTGATTCTGGGCATGAGCTGCCCCTTGAATCTGCCCATCTGTGGAGGTGACGTTTCCGTTTACTGTGACCATGGTGCCAAAATCGGTGGCGTAAACGCCGTTGTCCTGCCCGGTGGCATTGCCGCGCACCGTTACTTTAGAGCCGCCCATGGCGTAAACGCCGATGCCATCGTTGCCGCTGGCAGCGGTGTCAACCGTAACAGTACCTTTGTTCGCCCACACACCGTAGAGCTTGCCGGTTGCGTTGAGCTTGCCTTCGCCGGTAAGCGCCACGGTTCCCTCTGTCACCTTGAGCCCTTCATTGGCGGTTGTGTCAATGGTGAGGATTTGGCCGTTTAAGTCAAAGATGATATGTTTCCTGTCGATGTTAACACCTTGAAGGGTTGTGAAACTTTTGAGCAATTTTATGGTTGCTGTAGAACCAGCCTTCTCCACAGCCTCCTGCAGTGTCGCATATTCCGTGCCGTCCATTTCGCAGAGCTTTTCCCCTTCTATATCCGGCGGGGTAGTAACATCTAGCTTGACAACATCCGTGCAGTTAGCCAACGGATTGCCATAATGAGTGTTACCTACCACCATGTAAAGGTCATAATCTGTTCCTCCTATAGCACCAGTCACTAAAAAACTATCATTAATACCTGGCGCGAATTCGGGTCTACCTGAACTTATTGCAGGGTTATTATCACTGTCCGTACCTTGAGCTATTTGTTCAATACTAGGGATATTTGCTTCATTAGGCAATAACACCCAATACACTTTACCTTTTTTACCGCTGTCGATATTTTCTAATTGTATCTTTACCTCAACCTGTTTGCTACCATCAGGCTGAACAGCCCCATTCATAGGGAAATCTGGTGCAAGGTACTCAGCAGCATCTGGAGACTTAAAATCTACCTTGAGTAGCTCAGATGTGTTATCTGCATCATCCTTTAATACTACATAGACATCATATTCAGTACCATGCTGAGGCACGAAACCAACTATATGCATATTAATCTCTTTATTATTGTTTTTATAAACTCTTAAAGCTGGATTGCCATCTGCATCCTGTCCAGCTATAACCTGTTCTTTGGTAGGTAGATTAGCTCCATCTGGCAAAAGAACTGCATGAAAATATGCTTCTTCCTGTGCTTTGACCAAAATGTATATCTGCCGAGAACCTTTTAATTGTGGGCTAATTATTGGATTACCATCAAAGGTCGGCGGCGTGGTATCATCCCCAAAAAGCCCGATCCCAGCTGGTGCGGCGCCCGTCGGTGAAGCGGACTCTTCTGGCGGCCTGCCGCTATCTATTGCCTCGCTTGTTTCAAGGGGTGCCTCTTTCGGAACACCACCGTCCATCTCCGAAATTGTATCGGGGGAAGTATCGCCCGGGTTAACTGACTCAGTCAACTGGGCGCCTTCCATTGCATAAGCTTGCACGGTGCTAAACGGTGCGGCTATAAGTATGGTAAGTGCCAGAAACATGGCAAAAGCCTTACTATACCATCTTTGTTGATATTTGATCATCATGATTACCTCCTAAATAATTTTTTATTTCACTTCATTTATTCTTTCAACTGTTCGCACGCTCATGGCAAGGGCCTGCTCCCGGGATGTGTTGGCGTAGCCCGCTGCGGCTTGGGCCTGCGTCACAGCACGGGGCATGAACTTCCCGTCGCTGCCCTTGATAATACCAAGCTTAGCAATATAAAGGCAGTCGTTTAAAGCCCAGCCGGAGATATCTGCCTGATCGGTAAAGGTTGGTGCTCCCGCAGTGGAGTAGTCGGCATTCGGAGCAATGAGCTTGATGGTGCGAACCAGCATTGCTGCCACTTGCTCCCGATTGATAAGGGTCTTAGGAGCGAATGTTGTCGCGCTGGTGCCCTTGACGATGCCTAATTGATAAGCTTTTAAAATCTGCGGGTTTTGCGTGTCGGTAAAAGGGTTCGGGGCAGCGGGCGTACCCGTTATACCAGACGCTTTCTGATACATTAAAAGAGCAACTTCAGCAAACTCCTCACGAGTAATAGGCTTTGTCATGTCTGCACCCTTAAGAATTTCTGGTATTAGTCCTTCTTCCCCGGCTTTTTTGAGTTCAGGTGTTGCCCAATCACTGGCTGTACTCCAATAAGCAGGGTTACCAATGGTAACGATATTTGAATAGTCAGAGTATATCCTTTCATTCATCCATCCGCCTTCATATCCCCATAAGACGAAAAATCTTGCCCTAAAAGAATATACTTCACTTTTAATGTCAATGTCCTCAAACTTTGTGGAACTATCAAAGGGATAATATTCATAATGCCCATCTTCAAGTAAGTCAGCTAGGTACATACTTGTATTCCAATAGTGTGATAGCCCTTCATTCCAGTCATAATCAGCATATTTGTATTCGAAATGAACTTCTACTTCTTCAAAAATTTTCCCCTCAAAGTAATTTGAATCTTCCAATAATTTTTCATTTAAGTCTTTAACGCTTTTTGGAACGTCCAATGTAAGTTCAAAGTATGGCATCCCGTCTGAATCTTCCTTTAGCTCAGCTCTTAAGTTTGTTGGTGCTTCAAGTGTTGTAGGAGCGCTATCAGCAATGGCTCTTAACGGGAGTAATCCTATTATTAATAAGAGAGACAAGAAAAAAACTAAAATTTTATTTTTCATTAACCTCTTCCTCCTTGAATTTATTTCATTTACCTATAGACTAAAAGCTTTCTCCAGCCAACTCTCCAGTGAAATTACCATCTTTTATGGTTAACCAATCATTTGCTCCCTTAATGAAGTCTTCTGCATCAGGTACATTGCCAATAATACTAGCTGTTTCCTCTACATCTACAAATCGTGCTTTAGACCCGTTAAGGCCTGAAAAAATAATTTTATAAGCGGACATGCCCCTCTGTGGTGCCCCATAGGACCCACCAATAATGGTTTCAAAATAGTATTGTGCTGCATATCCATCCTTTGTCTTGGCATATTCAAATACTAGTTCAAGCTTGCCATTACTCACTGTTTCTAGCCGTACTGCATCAAGATCTGGATAATACTCTATCTCAGTGATGATTACCTCACCATCATGTGTCTCCTTTATGACCCTATACCTAGTTTCACTTTCCCGTTCAAGGTCGTATTTTCGATAACTCCTATCCTCACCTACAAAAATACTAGTTGAAATATCCTGCATTTCTAATTCTTCGTTGTCTAGTGTTTCACCCCAAATATAAAGTGGCATGGTATTGTCAAGAACTGTCATATCAGTAATGGAGACAGCATTTTGATATAGGTATACAGCTTCAACCTTACTACTATTTTGAGATATATGGTTGTTAAATTCTGTCTCAGCATCGGAAAAATTCGTAAAATTACTTGTGTTAAGGTCAGAAAGCTTTGGAGAGTTAGTATCCTCATTAGCCTCATAATCCTCGTAAGAATCTTCAAAATCCCCCTCATCAAACTCAGTATGGTCCTTTGAGTCTTCTATTAAAGTGGTAGGATTATCTGTTTCTTTCCCACCACAAGCAGACATAGAAAGAATCAATATCAAGCAGATAAAGATGATTAGCATTTTTTTCATTAGAAACACCTCCTTAAAATATTATTGAAATACAATTGCCATGAAAAACCCATATCACTCCTCCCTTGTTTCCCATAAATCTCTAAAATTGATTATCAAT contains these protein-coding regions:
- a CDS encoding S-layer homology domain-containing protein — encoded protein: MIKYQQRWYSKAFAMFLALTILIAAPFSTVQAYAMEGAQLTESVNPGDTSPDTISEMDGGVPKEAPLETSEAIDSGRPPEESASPTGAAPAGIGLFGDDTTPPTFDGNPIISPQLKGSRQIYILVKAQEEAYFHAVLLPDGANLPTKEQVIAGQDADGNPALRVYKNNNKEINMHIVGFVPQHGTEYDVYVVLKDDADNTSELLKVDFKSPDAAEYLAPDFPMNGAVQPDGSKQVEVKIQLENIDSGKKGKVYWVLLPNEANIPSIEQIAQGTDSDNNPAISSGRPEFAPGINDSFLVTGAIGGTDYDLYMVVGNTHYGNPLANCTDVVKLDVTTPPDIEGEKLCEMDGTEYATLQEAVEKAGSTATIKLLKSFTTLQGVNIDRKHIIFDLNGQILTIDTTANEGLKVTEGTVALTGEGKLNATGKLYGVWANKGTVTVDTAASGNDGIGVYAMGGSKVTVRGNATGQDNGVYATDFGTMVTVNGNVTSTDGQIQGAAHAQNQAEVIVGGNVSAISGYGARTSNSGVITVDGNVYGLRAGALTEGAGGSITVKGDLSSHNHCAVITNGSSGNITVEGTVTPKSSASYVLINNVRLEKDAGVSDPGKSSYLKYSGSGATGVVWVKDPLAAKVWEVSDDEGLENALGSFRDGDTIKLMANINYNKGIAIDGKSFCLNLGNHTLDVVNNTGIGINIKDAILTVSGDGELNATGTKGVQAQNSIISVYSATGTAGAGVEAFCAFDKSCEVTVTAHAQGTTAGVYAMNDNCKITAGSAKATAINGKAVHSEVGGTVEISGNADAPNGYAVYCVNGSATIGGSVTGKNTAVYLYEKGSIVISGNVNADNGSGTAVEIDGNGTPSNGTVTIDGTVLASDTLYVRFVNGYRSKNEGVLDGAYLKYMDSEDGEKAGIVRIKKKNAVCTIGAQEFTSLTEALAAARSGETIKLLQNITYTDSIEVSGKTINFDLGDYNLFLDTSSESPNKPALTVEGSGKVNLIGTGTGQFNVKGSSTAMSAISILGANSAATVNNVEGGRIGVYMYGSGPALDGGSITVNGNIKANSGVTVNAKNGQVLVNGNITSSSTGVSTWANQDTQVTVNGNITVIDHTPGSEPVGIRAYSGNTVEVVGDVTVNGADCTGVHVSGGIIRIDGNLVSSGQGVYCDSRGEVGITRSLTAGTPFIVVGSTEMTAEQGTKTADGFLVYSDGKSTVWIGSVGDSAPAYLLTVVSGTGGGTYAVGAQVPITANPPVQGKLFDKWTTSNGGSFEDANSASTTFTMPSNPVTITATYKDEPIETYTLTVKGSYAENSGAGKYAAGTKVSIHAGSRNNYSFAGWTTSGQGSFTNANSASTTFIMPNSNTTVTANWKYNSGGGGSTGGGGGYGSSSGGSSTESPTTQTTILPEKKPDQPVTVAALVTVTAEEKGHANTIISHKLITDAINKAQSYAKEQGKTKNGISTELSLTLPKDTGSLGITLTQGALDKLVNTGVKSFKINGYPVTISFDEKALEEINNQREGNVTIEIKPVQDLNTAAEKVIGKRPVYNITISYLKDGKPILISDLNGGIATITIQYKPDKNEAVGYLYGAYVNERGNANLIDGSAYDINEGEMIISTSYILNHGVGYKEPSSKFIDIENHWAKESIDYVVARALLTGTSETTFAPNMAMTRGMLVTALGRLAGVDEKAYDTNSFIDVNVDSPFRPYIEWAYKKDIVKGIGNQRFAPNRAITREEIAVIFVNYAKATGYRLPIIREVTTYADTTNIGSYYQPAVKAMQQAGIMIGDTKNQFNPKKSATRAEVSSMVQRYIKLTQDPETAYGWALNDAGQYLYYKNSKVLTGMQIIDGVKYFFNTDGTLKTSWVKDANNWRYYSGNTMLVGFWDIGTNGNNKTYYFTKDGIMVAGKWLEIGDKWYYFNADGSLAKGTKINGYEVDENGVRKTK
- a CDS encoding S-layer homology domain-containing protein, with amino-acid sequence MKNKILVFFLSLLLIIGLLPLRAIADSAPTTLEAPTNLRAELKEDSDGMPYFELTLDVPKSVKDLNEKLLEDSNYFEGKIFEEVEVHFEYKYADYDWNEGLSHYWNTSMYLADLLEDGHYEYYPFDSSTKFEDIDIKSEVYSFRARFFVLWGYEGGWMNERIYSDYSNIVTIGNPAYWSTASDWATPELKKAGEEGLIPEILKGADMTKPITREEFAEVALLMYQKASGITGTPAAPNPFTDTQNPQILKAYQLGIVKGTSATTFAPKTLINREQVAAMLVRTIKLIAPNADYSTAGAPTFTDQADISGWALNDCLYIAKLGIIKGSDGKFMPRAVTQAQAAAGYANTSREQALAMSVRTVERINEVK